CCATCGCGGCGGATCTGCTCCAGTTCCCGCTCCAGCTGGGCCCGGTCGGTAATCGTGTGCTCGGTGATGCGCTCCAGTTTGACGGATTCAAAAAAGCGGGTCTGAAACTCCCTGTCCGCGTAGGCCAGCAGCAGCTTGCCTGCCCCGCAGTAAAGCGGATGACGGGCGCCAAGGTAGGAGTAACGCCGGACATATTGGGCGCCCATGACCTGCGCGATACACAGCCGTTCAAATCCATCGCGGACATAGAGGTTGCAGGTCTGCTCCGTGACACGGGAAATCTCCTTCATCTCCGCGGCGGCGGTTCTCTTGAGGGAATTGCTTTCCTGTGCGATGGCCCCCATCTTGATGATCTCATAGCCAAGGCGATACTTTCCGGTCTCCGAATGCTGCACAATTAAGTTGTTTTGCTCCAGCGTGGCCAGAATCCGGAACACCGTTGTCTTGGGCAGATTGGTCTGGGCGCAGATCTGCGCAAGGGTATGTTCCGGCTCCTCAAATGTAAACACTTGGAGGAGTTCGATTGCCCGGTCCACCGCCCGGACGGAGTCCCTCTGTACCGTGGCCGTTTGATTCTTTCCTCTGTTCATGTTCCGCTCCTTGGAACTATGTTCCTTTTAATGAAATTTTATGGTTCTTTTTCCCTGTTGTCAAGCAATTTTTGCATCCAATATGGCAAGTTCTACAATTTCATCCTATTTCGCATTCGATTTTAGTGCTTTTGCACAATATTCAAGCTGTTCTCTTTTGGACTGGACCGGGCTTCTCCTCACTGTCGTCCAATTCGACCAGCAGTCCCTCTCCCGCCCTGGCATGCAGTATTGTAGCATATGGAGCAGGCGGTTCCAAGGCCCCTGCGGGAATTCTCTATCTTTTTCCCGCACCGCACGCCATATGCTCCGCTTACGGGGCGGCTTGTTTTTTTCCCGGGATTGGAGTACAATCGTGGCAAGTGGAAAGTGGGCGGCTTTGTTCTGCCCGAATATGAAAGGAGATCTACATATGACGTATCAGGAAGTGCTGGAAAACGCCCGCACCTGTATGGGCCCCTACTGTAAGGCCTGCCCTGTCTGCAACGGAATGGGCTGCCGCAACACCATGCCCGGCCCCGGCGCCAAGGGCATCGGCACCGGCTTTATCCGCAACTACCAGAAGTGGCAGGAGCTGTGTGTCAACATGGACACCATCTGCGAGAATAGAGAGGTGGACACTTCCTATGAGCTCTTCGGCCACCGGTTTGCCCTGCCTGTGTTCGCCGCGCCGGTGGGCGCCATGCAGCTCCACTACGGCGACAAGTATGACGATCTGCAATATAACGACATTCTGGTTTCCGCCTGCGCCAAAGCGGGCATCGCCGCCTTCACAGGCGACGGCACCAATCCCGCCGTCATGAAGGGCGCGGTCCAGGCCATCCGGGAGGCCGGCGGCGCCGGTATCCCCACGGTGAAGCCCTGGAACATGGAGCTGATCCGGGAGAAGATGGACGGCTGTAAGTCCTCCGGCTGCTATGCCATCGCCATGGACATCGACGCGGCCGGCCTGCCCTTCCTGAAGAATCTTCAGCCCCCCGCCGGCAGCAAGACGGTGGAGGAGCTGCAAGAGATCGCGGACTATGCCGGGGTTCCCTTCATCCTCAAGGGGATCATGACGGTGGAGGGCGCCAAAAAGGCTCTGAAGGCCGGCGCCAGCGCCATCGTGGTGTCCAACCACGGCGGCCGCGTGCTGGACCAGTGCCCGGCCACGGCGGAGGTGCTGCCCGCCATCGCCGACGCGGTGGGCGGGAAGATGACCATTTTTGTGGACGGCGGCATCCGCACCGGAATGGACGTATTCAAGGCCCTGGCCCTGGGCGCCGACGCGGTGCTCATCGCCCGTCCCTTTGTCACCATGGTCTACGGCGGCGGAGCCGAAGGGGTTCAGATCTATGTGGATAAGCTCACCGCCGAGCTGAAGGACACCATGGCCATGTGCGGCGCCCACAGCCTGAAGGAGATCAGGCCCTCCATGCTCTTCTCCAAATAACCGACTCGCAAAGACGCTCCGCCAAAATGGCGGAGCGTCTTTTTGGAGTTTGCAGCGAACTTATTCCGCCTCTTCCTTCACCGTGTCGGGAGAGGGGATAAAGGTGGTCCAATTGGCCGGGTCGCGCTTTTGCTGCACCTTAGCGTAGACGTACAGCACGGCGCCCACGGCAAAGTACACACCCAGCGCCACCCAGGTGGCGGCGTCCATGGCGATGACGCACTGGTACAGGCAGTAGATGCAGAAAACAATGGACTCAATGCCCATGAACCAGGCGGCCTTGCACTTATAGGGTCTGGGCCACTCGGGATGAGTTTTGCGCAGCTTCAGGAAGGACAGGGACACGCACAGATACACCACGCCGGCGGCGCCCACAGTGATGGTGAAGATGTAGTTGATCCACGCATCGGGGGCCATCAGGCAGAAGTACAAAGAGCAGATGAACACCACCGTGTTGGCCAGCCAGGGCTGGCCGTGCTTGTTGAGAACCGCCAGTTTCCGGCTCACCTGGCCCTGCTGGGCGGCGCCGAAGATGGTGCGGGAGGCGGCCAGCCAGAAGCCGGAGAGCGTGGTGATGCAGGTCACGGCGCCCATGATGATGATCACCAGGGCCAGCCAGTGCATCCCAAGGATATCGGCCACCCGGGGATCCACGATGTCCGTCTGGGCGATCCACTCGTTGGACACGATGCCGCCCACGGCGATCACCGCCAGACCGTAGACCAGGAAGGTGCACAGCATGCTGCCGATGAAGCCCCAGATGATCTTCTTGCGGGGGAATTTGGACTCCTCCACCAGCTGGGGGATCAGGTCAAAACCGATGAACTTGAACATCAGCAGCCCAAGGCCGGCGGAAAATCCGGCGGCTCCCTTGGGGAACCAGGGGGACAGGTTGGAGAACTTCCACTGATCGCTGAAGATGAAGATCAGGGAGGCGCCGACGGAGACCACCAGGGTGCTCCAGAACATGAAGTTCTGAATTTTCGCCAGATGCTTGATCTCCAGGTTTACCATAATGAACCAGACGGTGATGATCACGCAGGCCAGAATCTTCAGCTGCGCGAAATTCAGCGGCACCAGATATCCCACCATGGTGGAGATGCCGATGGTCACGTTGGGCATGGCGGACAGATACAGCAGGAACAAAAACCAGCCTACCACCCAGCCCAGATCCCAGTTGAAAGCGTTGGTGGTCCAGATGTTCTCGCCGCCGGCATAGGGCAGCATGCCCGTCATCTCCGTGTAGATGAGGCACAGCGGCAGCAGGATCACGCCGCAGGCAAACAGGCAGATCAGCGAGCCGGGACCGGTCATCTCGAACCAGTACTTGATCTCCACCATCCAGGCGGCAATCATGCCGCCTGCCGCCATGGCGATGATCTGGGACAGGGACAGTTCCTTTTTCAGTTTATTACCCATGTTTGAAAACCCCTTTCACGCACACACTTATTTTTACAATGGACAAGGGCCACAACTCCCTTTCCAATATTCCAATCCTCAGTTTTTCCCGGCGCTCTCTTCGATCAGGGCGATCACATCATCGCACTCCAGCACGTTGCAGTAGACGATGTTCATGATCTTCAGCTCCATGTCGTGCAGATCCATGTCCGGTGCGGCGCAGCAGTCCTCCACGCAGATCACCCGGAAGCCGTGGTCGGCCAGCACTCGCACCGTGCCCGCCACACACTGGTCCGTCACCACGCCGGTGACAATGATGGTGTCGATGCCCATGTTGCGCATCAGCTCAGAATAGTTGGTGCCCAGGCTGACGGAGTCGGTGGTCTTATTGACCACGATCTCATCTCCCACCGGGGCGATCTCGTCCATCATGGCCACCTCGGGGTTGCTGATGGGCAGCAGGATGTTGTTCCAGCCCACCGTGCTCTGCACCAGGCAGCGGTCGGAGCCGTCGTCCTTCAGGCAGGCGATGCGGCCGTAGGTCACCTCCACGCCGTTTTTGCGGCAGCAGTCGATCAGCCGTTTGTTGTTGGGTACGGTCAATTGCTCAATCCGGTCAAAATAAGGCTCCCACCTGGCCCACTGACCCGCCTCTTTGAAGGCCCTTGCATCCGCTCCGTCCTTTGCAAGGAAAAACTTCTGCATGTCCACTACCATCAGAGCGGTCTTCTTCAGGTCCAACTTCAAATCCAGAACCTGGTCCGCCATCTCCTCGTAGTAAAACGACAGATACTTTTTGTTGAGTTTCAGTTTCATTTCGTGCCCTCTTTCTCTATTTTGGATTGCAGCCAAACAGGTCTGCTGTGATAACATATAGCAACATCCGTGCCAAATCCAATGTTTCAGACAAAAATCTGTTTAAATTTTTCAATTTTCCTGTAATTTAAGTACTTCAGCAGTCTACCCCCCCCCCCCCTAATTTTGGTATTTTCTTCCAATTTCAGAGGTGGAGTCTCTCTGTGAAGCGTCCCGGTTTTGCCATATCTGTCATAACTTCTGTCAATTTGTCACGGTAAAACACTACCTCAGTTCGTCCAGAGTCACACCAAAAGTATTTCCAAATTTCTCCAAAAACCAGGCCACCTCCGGCATCCGGTAGCTCTGAAGAGCGGACATGATCTCCAGTGCCGCCTGCTCAAATTCCTGGTTGCCGGCATGGAGCTCCTCCTGACACTTGAGATAGGCGGAGAGCTTGTCCGCCGCCTTGACAATTTTACGGACCTCCTCATCCTCCTCATGGAGGATGGGCGTATACGCCGGTTTCAGCTCCTCCGGCAGCCCCTGGAGCAGCTTGTCCTGGGCCACCACCTCCAGGGCCTTGTAGGCCTGCTGAATGGCCGGATTGTTGTATTTCACCGGCGTGGGCAGATCGCCGGTCAGTATCTCCGACGCGTCGTGGAACAGCGCCGCCGCCGCGCAGGCGTTGGGATCGGCCTTTTTGTGGAACACGTCCCGGCGGATGGTGGCCAGGGCGTGGGCCAGGACCGCCACCTGGTGGCTGTGCTCCTGCACGTTCTCCGGAAAGCTGTTGCGCATCAGCGCCCAGCGGGCAATGAAGCGCATGCGGAACATATAGGCAAAAAAGTAGTGTTTCATTCTTCTATCTCCCCTGTGAGTCCCTCTTCCTCCACGCCGGTGACGCGCACCATGCGCACCTTGTTGTGGAGATCGGCGCCCTTTGCAAACACCTCCATGTAATTGGGGGCGTGGCCCGCGAACCTCCCGTTTTTCTCCTGCTCAAAGAGCACCGGATACCGCTCCCCCACGCAGCCGGCCAGGTATTCCCGGTGCATCTGCCCCGCCGCTTCGGCGGCGGCCGCCGCCCTTGTCTCCTTTACCCGGGCGCTCACCTGGGGCCGCGCCGCGGCCGGGGTGCCGGGCCGGATGGAGTAGGGGAAAATGTGCATCTGGGCAAAGCCGCAGCTACGGATAAAGGCCATGGTCCGGGCAAACTCCTCCTCCGTCTCCTCCGGAAAGCCCACGATCAAATCCGTGGTGAGGGCGGGCCGGCGGAAGAAGCGGCGGAGCAGCTCCGCCGACTCCGCGTATCGTGCGGTATCATACTTGCGGTTCATGCGGCGCAGCGTATCGTCGCACCCGCTTTGCAGCGACAGATGGAACTGGGGGCACAGGTTTTCAAGGCGGACGGCGCGGCGGCAGAACTCCTCCGTGATGGTGCGGGGCTCCAGACTCCCCAGCCGGACGCGGCACTCCGGCGCGGCGGTGCAGACGGTCTCGATGAGGTCGATGAGGCTCTTTCCGTTTTTCAAATCCTGGCCCCAGGAGGAAATCTCAATGCCGGTGAGCACGATCTCCCGGTAGCCCTCTTCCTGCAGCCGGGCGGCTTCCCGTGCCGCGTCCTCCAGCGTCAGGGACCGCACCGGTCCCCGGGCATAGGGGATGATGCAGTAGGAGCAGAAGTTGACGCAGCCGTCCTCCACCTTCAGCATGGCCCGGGTCCGGTTGGGCAGGCCTCCGGCGCTGAGCAGCTCAAAGGTTCTGCGCTCGAAGCTCCGGTCCAGGGACTCCATGGGGCGGCGGTCCTCCATCTCCTGCTCCA
This window of the Dysosmobacter acutus genome carries:
- a CDS encoding IclR family transcriptional regulator, producing the protein MNRGKNQTATVQRDSVRAVDRAIELLQVFTFEEPEHTLAQICAQTNLPKTTVFRILATLEQNNLIVQHSETGKYRLGYEIIKMGAIAQESNSLKRTAAAEMKEISRVTEQTCNLYVRDGFERLCIAQVMGAQYVRRYSYLGARHPLYCGAGKLLLAYADREFQTRFFESVKLERITEHTITDRAQLERELEQIRRDGFSVTRGERDASTAMVSVPLFDYTQHVVASITVSGPLYYFEEQNVASYLEELRSAAGRISQKLGYRSNQPIQTE
- a CDS encoding alpha-hydroxy-acid oxidizing protein; this encodes MTYQEVLENARTCMGPYCKACPVCNGMGCRNTMPGPGAKGIGTGFIRNYQKWQELCVNMDTICENREVDTSYELFGHRFALPVFAAPVGAMQLHYGDKYDDLQYNDILVSACAKAGIAAFTGDGTNPAVMKGAVQAIREAGGAGIPTVKPWNMELIREKMDGCKSSGCYAIAMDIDAAGLPFLKNLQPPAGSKTVEELQEIADYAGVPFILKGIMTVEGAKKALKAGASAIVVSNHGGRVLDQCPATAEVLPAIADAVGGKMTIFVDGGIRTGMDVFKALALGADAVLIARPFVTMVYGGGAEGVQIYVDKLTAELKDTMAMCGAHSLKEIRPSMLFSK
- a CDS encoding APC family permease, producing MGNKLKKELSLSQIIAMAAGGMIAAWMVEIKYWFEMTGPGSLICLFACGVILLPLCLIYTEMTGMLPYAGGENIWTTNAFNWDLGWVVGWFLFLLYLSAMPNVTIGISTMVGYLVPLNFAQLKILACVIITVWFIMVNLEIKHLAKIQNFMFWSTLVVSVGASLIFIFSDQWKFSNLSPWFPKGAAGFSAGLGLLMFKFIGFDLIPQLVEESKFPRKKIIWGFIGSMLCTFLVYGLAVIAVGGIVSNEWIAQTDIVDPRVADILGMHWLALVIIIMGAVTCITTLSGFWLAASRTIFGAAQQGQVSRKLAVLNKHGQPWLANTVVFICSLYFCLMAPDAWINYIFTITVGAAGVVYLCVSLSFLKLRKTHPEWPRPYKCKAAWFMGIESIVFCIYCLYQCVIAMDAATWVALGVYFAVGAVLYVYAKVQQKRDPANWTTFIPSPDTVKEEAE
- a CDS encoding cysteine hydrolase family protein, producing the protein MKLKLNKKYLSFYYEEMADQVLDLKLDLKKTALMVVDMQKFFLAKDGADARAFKEAGQWARWEPYFDRIEQLTVPNNKRLIDCCRKNGVEVTYGRIACLKDDGSDRCLVQSTVGWNNILLPISNPEVAMMDEIAPVGDEIVVNKTTDSVSLGTNYSELMRNMGIDTIIVTGVVTDQCVAGTVRVLADHGFRVICVEDCCAAPDMDLHDMELKIMNIVYCNVLECDDVIALIEESAGKN
- the yfbR gene encoding 5'-deoxynucleotidase: MKHYFFAYMFRMRFIARWALMRNSFPENVQEHSHQVAVLAHALATIRRDVFHKKADPNACAAAALFHDASEILTGDLPTPVKYNNPAIQQAYKALEVVAQDKLLQGLPEELKPAYTPILHEEDEEVRKIVKAADKLSAYLKCQEELHAGNQEFEQAALEIMSALQSYRMPEVAWFLEKFGNTFGVTLDELR
- the mtaB gene encoding tRNA (N(6)-L-threonylcarbamoyladenosine(37)-C(2))-methylthiotransferase MtaB → MKVAIYTLGCKVNQYETQAMEQELRRRGHTVVPFAADADAYVVNTCSVTAVSDQKSRQVVSRARRTHPESVVAICGCYAQTHPEDVRALPVDLIAGTGDRMGFLDLLEQEMEDRRPMESLDRSFERRTFELLSAGGLPNRTRAMLKVEDGCVNFCSYCIIPYARGPVRSLTLEDAAREAARLQEEGYREIVLTGIEISSWGQDLKNGKSLIDLIETVCTAAPECRVRLGSLEPRTITEEFCRRAVRLENLCPQFHLSLQSGCDDTLRRMNRKYDTARYAESAELLRRFFRRPALTTDLIVGFPEETEEEFARTMAFIRSCGFAQMHIFPYSIRPGTPAAARPQVSARVKETRAAAAAEAAGQMHREYLAGCVGERYPVLFEQEKNGRFAGHAPNYMEVFAKGADLHNKVRMVRVTGVEEEGLTGEIEE